Within Massilia endophytica, the genomic segment AGTCGCCCCTTCCGGGCGGTGCTGCGGTTGTACAGGTGCGCTGCTAGGCGCAGGCCCACATCGCTCACGGGCCACAGGGGTAGCGCCGTGTCGTCGAAGTACACGAGATCGGGATCGCAGCTGTTGATGAGATCTACCGTGCGGTTGTAGAACTTCTCGCAGTACTCCTTCGACGGCACCGCTGCCCCGCCCTGCCATTCCCATTGCTTCTGGTAGGCCTCATGGTTGGCAGGACGCTGGCTTGCCGGATGGACCTGCTCATAGAGTCCCTGCGGATCGAAGCCCTCCCACCACTTGCCCTTCCCTTGCGCTTTTCCCAGCAGGCCGTCGTACGGCCGGGCGGTTTCATACCATGTCCACGCATGGGAAGCGTGCACGCTCACGCCGAAGCGCAGGCCGTTGTTGCGGGCAGCCTTCGCCCAGCCTGCGATCAAATCCTTCCGGGGGCCGATCCTTGTGGAATTCCACTGCGGCTGATATTTGCTGGCGTACAGGTCGAAATTGTCGTGGTGGTTCGCCAGGGCGACGAAGTAGCGTGCGCCGGCCTGCTTGTACAGCGCCACCAGAGCTTCCGGGTCCCAGCGCTCCGCCTTCCAGCGGTGAATCACGTCCTTGAAGCCGAACACCGAGGGGTGGCCATATTTCTTGAGGTGATAGCGATAGGCTTCACTGTCCTTTTCGTACATCGCACGTGCGTACCAGTCGCCGAACTCGGGTTCGCATTGCGGGCCCCAGTGCGCCCAGATGCCGAACTTCGCGTTCCTGTACCACTCCGGCGTTTCGTAGGACGACAGCGAGTTCCAGTCGGCCTGGAACGGCCCGGAAGCCATGGGCTCCATGCCGGAACGCGCTCGCGCTGCAAGCGCGTGCGGGGCCAGAGCGAGGCCGGGAGCCGCCGCTGCGATGTGTTTCAACAGTTCTCGTCTTCTCATGACTTCCTTACTTGCCCACGGGCTCAATTCCTGCAGCGGGCGAATCGAGCTGCAGCGCAATGATCGTATCGATATCGTCGCGGGAGCCGGACGGCACGGAAAGTTCAATGCCATCGGCGGATTGCGCCACATCCGCCTTGCCGCCCGCCAGCGTGGCCGCGCTCAGAACCTTGGCGGGAATCGCGGGGAGGACCAGCTTCTCGCCCTGCCACTTCAGCACGTGAACGTAGACTGTGTTGCCGCGATGGGTGGACGCGCCGTATTCGCCTGGCAGGAAGGGCCCTCCGCGCGTTTCATAGATGCTCTCGCCATACTTGCCAAGCCAGCGGCCGATCTCCCTCAGCCGCTCCGCCTGCGCCGGATCGACCTGGCCGTCCGGCCGCGGTCCCACATTGAGCAGCAGGTTGCCGTCGCGGCCCGCCGCATTGGCGAGCAGCTGGATGTAGTGCTTGAGCGGCTTGGGCTGCATATTGGGCTGGTAGCCCCACGCGCCAGCGATGGTGGTGCAGAGCTCCCAGGGATGCCGGTTGTCGAAGCCGCCCAGCGCGGCATCGCCCTCGCGCGCGTGGAAGTCTTCCGCCATGTCGGCACGGCCGTTGATGACGATTTGCGGCTGCAGGCGGCGCATCATGGCGTGGACCTTGCCGTGTTCCCAGTCGAATCCACCCTTGTAATGCTGGCCTTCGGTGCGCTTCGTCCAGGTGGCCATACCCCAGTCGGCGCCGAAATTGAGCCAGTCGGTCTCGCCGCCGTCGAACCACAGGATATCGATCTTCCCGTAGTTCGAGAGCAGCTTCTTCATCTGGCGGTGGTATTGCTCGCGCATTGCCACTGCGCTGTCGCGGTACATGTCGGGGAAGAAGTAGCCGGGGAAGCGCCAGTCCATCGGCGAGTAGTACAGGCCCACCCCCATTCCCGCCTTGCGGGCGGCTTTCACGTAGCCGGCCACGAAGTCGCGTTTGGCCGCCGTCTTCACGCTGGAAAAGGGATTGGCGCCGTCGTCGAACATGGCGAAACCGTCGTGGTGGCGGGCCGTGAACACCATGTACTTCATGCCCGCTTCCTTCGCCAGTTCGGCCCAGGCGTCCGGGGTGAAGCTGGCTGGCTTGAACTGGCCTGCGAGCTTTGCATACTCGCTCACCGGCACCTGTTCGTTCCACATCATCCACTCGCCCCGGCCGGGAATCGCGTAGAGGCCCCAGTGGATGAACATGCCGAAGCGTGCGTCGCGCCACCATTTGATGCGCGCCTCCTGTCCGGATTCGGCGCCCTGGGCCACTGCGGGCCGGAGGGGCAGCG encodes:
- a CDS encoding alpha-L-fucosidase, whose amino-acid sequence is MKHIAAAAPGLALAPHALAARARSGMEPMASGPFQADWNSLSSYETPEWYRNAKFGIWAHWGPQCEPEFGDWYARAMYEKDSEAYRYHLKKYGHPSVFGFKDVIHRWKAERWDPEALVALYKQAGARYFVALANHHDNFDLYASKYQPQWNSTRIGPRKDLIAGWAKAARNNGLRFGVSVHASHAWTWYETARPYDGLLGKAQGKGKWWEGFDPQGLYEQVHPASQRPANHEAYQKQWEWQGGAAVPSKEYCEKFYNRTVDLINSCDPDLVYFDDTALPLWPVSDVGLRLAAHLYNRSTARKGRLEAVVNGKILDAQQRKCMVWDIERGQSNEIEPLPWQTCTCIGSWHYDRRVYDRKGYKSAQTVVHTLIDVVSKNGNLLLSVPVRGDGSIDEQERAIVEEIGRWIAVNGEAIYDTRPWSQFGEGPSVESAAPISAQGFNEGKNKPFEAADIRFTAKGDAVYAFVMGWPQDGKVSIKAMGSGKKTVSRVELVGQGTPLPFTQREGALEVTLPAQPPVLAYASALKIV
- a CDS encoding alpha-L-fucosidase, producing MTKKRIPHLLSAVLLGLLTALPLRPAVAQGAESGQEARIKWWRDARFGMFIHWGLYAIPGRGEWMMWNEQVPVSEYAKLAGQFKPASFTPDAWAELAKEAGMKYMVFTARHHDGFAMFDDGANPFSSVKTAAKRDFVAGYVKAARKAGMGVGLYYSPMDWRFPGYFFPDMYRDSAVAMREQYHRQMKKLLSNYGKIDILWFDGGETDWLNFGADWGMATWTKRTEGQHYKGGFDWEHGKVHAMMRRLQPQIVINGRADMAEDFHAREGDAALGGFDNRHPWELCTTIAGAWGYQPNMQPKPLKHYIQLLANAAGRDGNLLLNVGPRPDGQVDPAQAERLREIGRWLGKYGESIYETRGGPFLPGEYGASTHRGNTVYVHVLKWQGEKLVLPAIPAKVLSAATLAGGKADVAQSADGIELSVPSGSRDDIDTIIALQLDSPAAGIEPVGK